The Arachis ipaensis cultivar K30076 chromosome B07, Araip1.1, whole genome shotgun sequence genome includes a window with the following:
- the LOC107605853 gene encoding uncharacterized protein LOC107605853, with product MATARCSPPRRRRGALLHGDGAVRSSLCAERPPARNPFSLLFSFFLFFSFPASSSLRTGDASKIVATSVPLASFDATRQPPLNSWKFWSLEHMACLNFDYECFYGVLKLLRYSNIFEIKIASEEFEEHWWTF from the exons ATGGCGACGGCCCGGTGCTCTCCTCCACGGCGACGGCGCGGTGCTCTCCTCCACGGCGACGGTGCGGTGCGCTCTTCGCTCTGCGCCGAACGACCACCGGCGAGAAACCCCTTCTCccttctcttctcattcttcctctttttctcttttcccgCATCCTCCTCTTTGCGAACTGGAGATGCATCCAAAATCGTAGCAACCTCTGTTCCGCTGGCGAGCTTTGACGCAACACGGCAACCACCCCTCAACT CTTGGAAATTCTGGTCGCTGGAGCATATGGCTTGCCTCAATTTCGACTATGAGTGTTTTTATGGGGTGCTAAAGCTTCTGAGGTATTCTAATATTTTTGAG ATAAAGATTGCTTCAGAGGAGTTTGAGGAACATTGGTGGACATTCTAG